A region from the Lutra lutra chromosome 1, mLutLut1.2, whole genome shotgun sequence genome encodes:
- the LOC125096054 gene encoding olfactory receptor 5K1-like, which translates to MTEDNYSSTTEFILIGFTDHPQLRTLLFVVFLTIYVITMVGNLGLVTLIFMEHRLHTPMYIFLGNLALMDSCCSCAITPKMLENFFSKDKMISLYECMAQFYFLCLAETTDCFLLATMAYDRYVAICSPLQYHTMMSKKLCIQMTTGAYIAGNLHSIVHVGFLFRLTFCGSNEINHFFCDVFPLYRLSCVDPYINELMIFIFSGSVQVFTIGSVLISYFYILFTIFKMKSKEGRGKALSTCASHFLSVSIFYGSLLFVYLRPHAVNEEDEDIPGAVFYTLVIPLLNPFIYSLRNKEVINAMKKIIRNIL; encoded by the coding sequence ATGACTGAGGATAACTACTCCTCGACCACTGAATTTATCCTCATAGGATTTACAGACCACCCACAGTTGAGGACCCTCCTGTTTGTGGTGTTTCTCACTATCTATGTAATCACTATGGTGGGGAATCTGGGCCTGGTGACATTGATTTTTATGGAGCATCGTCTTCACACACCAATGTACATCTTTCTGGGCAACCTggctttgatggattcctgttgtTCCTGTGCCATTACCCCCAAAATGTTAGAGAACTTCTTTTCTAAGGACAAAATGATTTCCCTTTATGAATGCATggcacaattttattttctctgccttgCTGAAACTACAGACTGCTTTCTCCTGGCAACAATGGCCTATGATCGCTATGTGGCCATATGTAGCCCTCTGCAGTACCACACCATGATGTCAAAGAAACTCTGCATTCAGATGACTACAGGGGCCTACATAGCTGGAAACCTGCATTCCATAGTTCATGTGGGGTTTCTCTTTAGGTTAACTTTCTGTGGGTCAAATGAAATTAATCACTTTTTTTGTGATGTTTTCCCATTATACAGACTTTCCTGTGTTGACCCTTATATCAATGAATTgatgatatttatcttttcagGTTCAGTTCAAGTCTTCACCATCGGTAGTGTGTTAATATCTTACTTCTACattctttttactattttcaaaatgaaatccaaagagGGAAGAGGCAAAGCCTTATCTACTTGTGCatcccactttctctctgtctcaatatTCTATGGTTCTCTTCTCTTTGTGTACCTTCGCCCACACGCAGTTAATGAAGAGGATGAAGATATACCTGGTGCTGTATTTTATACTCTAGTGATCCCATTACTAAACCCCTTTATTTATAGTCTAAGAAATAAGGAAgtaataaatgctatgaaaaaaattataaggaatatTTTATAA